A region of Thermorudis peleae DNA encodes the following proteins:
- a CDS encoding branched-chain amino acid ABC transporter substrate-binding protein has translation MKTTRLPAGLAWLLAVVWLVAACGGGATPTPTTAPAAQPSPTKAAAASPTAATSAATATTGQAASPTAAATAQGTAQAGGQTLQGLIQSLRSATPKSTSQAPQDPLGVVTIKPGDPITIAYALVVAGPDATLGEDSKRGVEIAIDDLGGKLLGHPIQLTGEDTGCSAEGGQAAASKLASNAQIVAIVGTSCSSEARVLAPVIDQAGMVMVSPSNTAPDLTDPAKHVGGYLRTAHNDKVQGAVAAQFAWNYLKVKKAATIHDGSIYAEQLANVFADEFKKLGGQIVAQEAVGPQDTDMRPVLTRIATQQPELIYYPIFTQAGAFITQQAKQVQGLENTKLMGADGLFSADFLKAAGDAAVGMYLSSPDFSAFSSNYQDFLSKYQKKYNQKPTAAFHAHAYDAAMMIFNAIAKVAVQGPDGTLYIPRKALRDALYATKNFPGLTGNLTCNQYGDCADPHIAIYQITSTNAAGWPDSATKKVYPQS, from the coding sequence ATGAAAACGACGCGCTTACCAGCTGGGTTAGCCTGGCTGCTTGCGGTGGTCTGGCTCGTGGCCGCGTGTGGTGGCGGTGCAACGCCGACGCCGACGACAGCGCCGGCTGCCCAGCCCAGCCCGACGAAGGCTGCTGCAGCCTCGCCAACGGCCGCCACTTCGGCTGCCACAGCTACGACCGGGCAGGCAGCGAGCCCGACGGCAGCGGCTACGGCACAAGGGACAGCGCAAGCGGGGGGACAGACGCTGCAAGGGCTGATCCAGTCGCTCCGCAGTGCGACGCCGAAGTCTACTAGCCAAGCCCCGCAGGATCCGCTGGGAGTCGTCACCATCAAGCCCGGTGATCCGATTACGATTGCCTATGCCCTGGTAGTCGCAGGCCCTGACGCAACGCTAGGCGAAGACTCGAAGCGTGGTGTTGAGATTGCCATCGATGATCTCGGTGGGAAACTGCTCGGGCATCCGATTCAGCTCACCGGTGAAGACACTGGCTGCAGTGCTGAAGGTGGTCAGGCGGCCGCATCGAAGCTTGCCTCGAACGCTCAGATTGTCGCCATTGTCGGTACATCGTGCTCCTCGGAAGCCCGTGTGCTTGCCCCGGTGATCGATCAGGCCGGCATGGTTATGGTCTCACCCTCGAACACCGCACCAGACCTGACTGATCCAGCAAAGCACGTCGGCGGGTATCTCCGCACTGCCCATAACGACAAGGTGCAAGGTGCCGTCGCAGCGCAGTTTGCCTGGAACTATCTGAAAGTTAAGAAGGCCGCAACGATCCATGACGGCAGCATCTACGCCGAGCAGCTTGCCAATGTGTTTGCTGACGAATTTAAGAAGCTCGGGGGGCAGATCGTAGCGCAAGAAGCAGTTGGCCCTCAAGATACCGATATGCGACCGGTGTTGACGCGGATTGCAACGCAGCAGCCGGAGCTCATTTACTACCCGATCTTTACGCAGGCTGGTGCATTCATCACTCAGCAAGCGAAGCAGGTGCAAGGGCTCGAAAACACCAAGCTCATGGGCGCTGATGGGCTCTTCTCGGCTGACTTCCTCAAGGCAGCTGGCGATGCTGCTGTTGGCATGTATTTGAGCAGCCCCGATTTTAGTGCCTTTAGCTCCAACTATCAGGATTTCCTGTCGAAGTATCAGAAGAAATACAACCAAAAGCCAACTGCTGCGTTCCACGCCCATGCCTATGACGCAGCGATGATGATCTTCAACGCGATTGCGAAGGTGGCGGTACAAGGCCCGGACGGGACGCTCTACATTCCGCGCAAGGCGCTGCGGGATGCGCTCTACGCGACCAAGAACTTCCCAGGGCTGACTGGTAATCTGACCTGTAACCAGTACGGTGACTGCGCCGACCCCCACATCGCGATCTATCAGATTACCAGCACCAACGCAGCGGGTTGGCCTGACTCGGCCACGAAGAAGGTTTATCCGCAGTCGTAG
- a CDS encoding PRC-barrel domain-containing protein gives MGSQAIELGKPVVSRDGKRIGSVDRLVLDADTREVTAVIVHQGLLLTRDRIVERALIEQIDEDGTVHLSLTAEEADQLPIFIEAEFQRLTPEEARELPYVLPGTAGTAALLWAKPVPGGAVPEVGIPIPVPEPEATPPSPAVTVERNLPPDALVIDRGTAVRTHDGKVVGDVEEVVLNDDGEVAAVLVRVGWLGRRRLRIPREWIASVTEETITLSVDRAALEQARETDEEA, from the coding sequence GTGGGTAGCCAGGCTATCGAACTCGGCAAGCCGGTCGTCAGTCGTGATGGCAAACGCATTGGCAGCGTCGATCGGCTCGTTCTCGATGCTGATACCCGTGAGGTAACTGCGGTCATTGTCCACCAGGGTCTACTACTCACCCGTGACAGGATTGTTGAACGGGCATTGATTGAACAGATCGACGAGGATGGTACCGTCCATCTGAGCCTGACAGCGGAAGAGGCTGATCAGTTGCCGATCTTCATTGAAGCCGAATTCCAACGACTAACACCAGAGGAGGCCCGTGAACTCCCGTATGTCCTCCCCGGCACAGCGGGGACAGCAGCCTTATTGTGGGCGAAGCCTGTGCCAGGGGGAGCTGTCCCTGAAGTTGGTATCCCTATTCCAGTGCCAGAGCCAGAAGCCACTCCGCCGAGCCCAGCGGTTACAGTCGAGCGGAACTTACCACCAGATGCCTTAGTCATTGACCGAGGAACAGCGGTACGGACGCATGATGGCAAGGTCGTGGGAGACGTTGAGGAAGTTGTCTTGAACGACGATGGAGAAGTCGCTGCGGTGCTCGTCCGGGTTGGCTGGCTAGGGCGGCGTCGTCTGCGAATCCCACGCGAATGGATTGCCAGCGTGACCGAGGAAACAATCACGCTCTCAGTCGATCGGGCAGCGCTCGAACAGGCCCGGGAGACGGATGAAGAGGCATAA
- a CDS encoding Fur family transcriptional regulator, translating into MSEQTIFARLQAEGLRLTEPRRQVVQAIVALGRPFSAEELYHALQAANRPVGRATVFRTIDRLVAIGVLARVHHPSGVHRYLLRGTEHRHHIVCVQCGTVAEFSGCNVDALGAAVVAQTHFRVDGHWLELFGLCARCQQEHHLT; encoded by the coding sequence ATGTCGGAGCAGACTATCTTTGCCCGCTTGCAGGCCGAGGGTTTGCGCCTAACTGAGCCGCGGCGTCAGGTCGTGCAGGCGATCGTCGCACTCGGACGGCCATTTTCAGCTGAGGAACTCTACCATGCACTGCAAGCAGCCAATCGACCGGTCGGCCGAGCAACCGTCTTCCGGACGATCGATCGGCTCGTCGCGATCGGTGTATTAGCCCGCGTTCATCATCCATCTGGGGTGCACCGTTATCTCTTACGCGGCACGGAACATCGGCATCATATCGTCTGCGTGCAGTGCGGGACGGTAGCTGAATTCTCCGGCTGTAATGTTGACGCGCTCGGGGCAGCTGTTGTGGCACAAACGCACTTTCGTGTCGATGGTCATTGGCTGGAACTCTTTGGTCTCTGTGCCCGGTGCCAGCAGGAGCACCACTTAACATAA
- a CDS encoding metal ABC transporter substrate-binding protein, translating to MRQGRLRRGRGIIWLVILSWLLTGVVACQQAPAAAPSLTSTAATAAASAAAPSASALPVVVSIPVLTSLVQSVGGQWVQVTSLVPPGSDPHTYQPTPGQAKIVAAARIIFINGLGLEASFMRLIQSAAPGTPVITLAEGLSTIQATPEPGETSESGETEGNPHLWLDPDNAIVYVQRIAQGLSQVDPAHAGAYQANAERTITAIRDFDRQAKAQIASIPPERRKLVTFHDAFPYFARHYGLQLVGVLEPSPGHEPSPQELARLVDEIKAQHVPAIYTEPQFNPRLAQTIAQEAGVKVLELYSDTPPDEQDYLGMMRLNVQHIVEGLGAG from the coding sequence ATGCGGCAGGGGCGATTACGACGCGGGCGAGGCATTATCTGGCTGGTGATACTCAGTTGGCTATTGACAGGAGTTGTTGCGTGCCAGCAGGCACCAGCTGCGGCACCGTCCCTGACCAGCACTGCTGCAACGGCGGCCGCGAGCGCAGCTGCACCGTCGGCATCGGCGCTTCCCGTGGTCGTGAGCATCCCGGTCTTGACCTCGCTTGTCCAATCCGTCGGCGGACAGTGGGTGCAGGTGACATCCCTCGTGCCACCAGGCAGCGACCCGCACACCTACCAGCCGACACCGGGGCAAGCCAAGATTGTTGCTGCTGCCCGGATCATCTTCATCAATGGCTTGGGGCTTGAGGCCTCCTTCATGCGGCTGATCCAGTCTGCCGCGCCGGGGACACCAGTGATTACACTTGCTGAAGGGCTGTCGACCATCCAGGCAACGCCCGAGCCTGGTGAGACGTCTGAGTCTGGTGAAACCGAGGGCAACCCACATCTCTGGCTTGATCCAGACAATGCCATTGTCTACGTCCAACGGATCGCGCAGGGGCTCAGTCAAGTCGATCCCGCACACGCTGGAGCCTATCAGGCCAATGCTGAGCGTACGATCACGGCCATCCGTGACTTCGACCGGCAAGCGAAAGCCCAAATTGCCTCGATTCCGCCGGAGCGCCGCAAGCTTGTCACCTTCCACGATGCATTCCCCTACTTCGCCCGGCACTATGGCCTGCAGCTGGTGGGGGTGCTTGAGCCGAGCCCTGGCCATGAACCATCGCCCCAGGAGCTCGCGCGCCTGGTGGATGAGATCAAGGCACAGCATGTCCCGGCGATCTATACTGAGCCGCAGTTCAACCCACGCCTTGCGCAGACGATCGCGCAGGAAGCAGGCGTCAAGGTGCTCGAGTTGTACAGTGATACACCACCAGACGAGCAGGACTACCTCGGCATGATGCGCCTGAATGTCCAACATATTGTTGAAGGACTTGGTGCTGGATGA
- a CDS encoding metal ABC transporter ATP-binding protein yields MQRDTPFILVQNLTVGYRSQPVLQGLHFAVPKGALVGVIGPNGGGKSTLLRTIAGVLRPWSGQVLIDGQPARPQPALAYLPQVEDVDWSFPVTVWDVVMMGRYPRLGLFRRPGPIDRDRVAWALERVGMLAAQRRPIGELSGGQRQRVFLARAIVQEPSVLLLDEPVSGVDAPTQHFVFALLEELAAEGKTILVSLHDLSCVAQRFSHVLLLNRRLIAFGPPAEVFTEARLNETFESHLLLVRHGDRVLVVEGEIDDGQPC; encoded by the coding sequence GTGCAGAGAGATACACCATTCATCCTTGTCCAAAACCTGACGGTCGGTTATCGAAGCCAGCCCGTTTTGCAGGGACTCCACTTCGCGGTGCCGAAAGGCGCATTGGTCGGTGTCATTGGGCCGAACGGTGGTGGGAAGTCGACACTCCTCCGTACCATCGCTGGAGTGTTGCGTCCATGGAGTGGGCAAGTACTGATTGATGGCCAGCCGGCACGTCCGCAGCCAGCACTAGCCTATCTCCCACAAGTCGAGGATGTCGACTGGTCGTTCCCCGTGACGGTGTGGGACGTCGTGATGATGGGCCGTTACCCACGGCTCGGGCTCTTCCGGCGTCCGGGGCCGATCGACCGCGATCGGGTCGCCTGGGCACTCGAGCGCGTCGGCATGCTCGCGGCGCAGCGGCGGCCGATCGGCGAGTTGTCTGGGGGACAACGTCAGCGGGTTTTCTTAGCTCGGGCCATTGTCCAAGAACCATCAGTCCTGCTGCTCGACGAGCCGGTGAGCGGTGTCGACGCGCCGACTCAGCACTTCGTTTTTGCCCTGTTGGAGGAACTTGCTGCCGAGGGGAAAACCATCCTGGTGTCACTGCACGATCTAAGCTGTGTGGCTCAGCGGTTCTCGCATGTGCTGCTCCTCAACCGTCGGCTTATCGCGTTTGGTCCACCAGCGGAAGTGTTCACCGAGGCTCGACTGAACGAGACCTTCGAGTCCCACCTCCTACTCGTACGCCACGGCGATCGGGTACTCGTCGTTGAAGGAGAGATCGATGATGGCCAGCCTTGTTAA
- a CDS encoding metal ABC transporter permease, whose protein sequence is MMASLVNAVVAPLHYGFLVRGLTAAVLVGIVCAVIGTFVVLKGLAFIGDALAHVSFTGVVVALLAGFGFYLGAVAAAVLTALGISVLTRRVGVRSDTAIGILFSGVFALGIVLMSVGIKSYTVDLFSYIFGDVLAVRPRDLLIIVALGLAVLLLVSLLYKELLFTAFDPIVAEAAGLPVGVLQTLLMVLLALTVVVSVQAVGVVLVVAMLVTPSATAYLLVDRFPAMLGLGALLGGVDALVGFYLSYYANVPSGGAIVLVASLGFILAALFSPKRGRWLRLLVGQ, encoded by the coding sequence ATGATGGCCAGCCTTGTTAATGCCGTCGTTGCTCCGCTGCATTATGGCTTCCTTGTCCGGGGGCTCACCGCTGCCGTGCTTGTGGGCATCGTCTGTGCTGTCATCGGCACGTTTGTTGTGCTCAAAGGGCTAGCATTTATCGGGGATGCCCTCGCCCATGTCTCCTTTACTGGAGTCGTCGTCGCGCTGCTCGCTGGCTTCGGCTTCTACCTTGGGGCAGTAGCAGCAGCTGTCCTGACGGCGCTCGGGATCAGCGTACTCACGCGACGCGTTGGCGTGCGCAGTGATACAGCGATCGGCATCCTGTTCAGTGGCGTGTTTGCGTTGGGCATCGTGCTGATGAGCGTGGGAATCAAGAGCTACACGGTTGACCTCTTCAGCTACATCTTCGGCGATGTGCTTGCGGTACGCCCGCGCGACCTCTTGATCATCGTGGCACTTGGTCTTGCCGTCTTACTACTGGTCAGCTTACTGTACAAGGAATTATTGTTCACCGCCTTTGATCCAATTGTAGCGGAGGCAGCTGGTCTGCCGGTTGGCGTACTCCAGACGCTGCTGATGGTGCTGCTCGCGCTCACCGTCGTCGTTTCGGTGCAGGCAGTGGGGGTCGTGCTTGTCGTCGCAATGCTGGTGACACCAAGCGCGACGGCCTATCTGCTCGTCGATCGTTTTCCGGCGATGCTTGGGCTTGGCGCATTGCTCGGCGGGGTTGATGCGCTGGTGGGATTTTATCTGAGCTACTACGCGAACGTGCCGTCTGGCGGCGCGATTGTGCTCGTGGCCTCGCTTGGGTTTATCCTGGCTGCATTGTTCTCCCCGAAGCGTGGGCGATGGCTGCGCTTACTGGTTGGGCAATAA
- a CDS encoding SaoD/DsrE family protein, with amino-acid sequence MKVAYIFATPRSASYKLGQMILPQLEAGTHGAEVVGMFFFDDNTLVLQRGNPIGERLARVAAEKGILLMLCDLCALERGLARGEPVWCDPATGRGRVEPGHCEPVGVVDGVRIGCFPDLYAALAANPPDQVITL; translated from the coding sequence GTGAAAGTCGCGTATATCTTTGCGACGCCGCGATCGGCGAGCTACAAGTTGGGGCAGATGATTCTGCCGCAGCTTGAGGCAGGCACGCACGGCGCTGAGGTAGTGGGCATGTTCTTCTTTGATGACAACACGCTTGTGCTCCAGCGTGGTAACCCGATTGGTGAACGGCTCGCCCGCGTAGCAGCTGAAAAGGGCATCCTGCTCATGCTCTGTGATCTGTGTGCGCTGGAGCGCGGGCTGGCCCGAGGAGAGCCGGTCTGGTGCGACCCAGCAACGGGGCGAGGGCGGGTAGAGCCAGGACACTGCGAACCAGTGGGAGTCGTCGATGGCGTGCGAATCGGCTGCTTCCCAGATCTCTACGCTGCGCTTGCTGCCAACCCACCAGATCAGGTGATCACGCTCTAA
- a CDS encoding uracil-DNA glycosylase: MVSTADLDDHTAALAAVQAEIVACQRCPRLVAYREEVARTKRRAFRDQEYWGRPVPSFGDPNARLVIIGLAPAAHGGNRTGRPFTGDASGNWLYRALYRAGFANQPTSLHRDDGLQLFDAYITAVCHCVPPNNRPTPDELAACSGYLARELALLPRVRVLLCLGAVAFETTLRVMRARGYDWPVAVANDDERPERRLRFQHGGEYRWRTSPPGLPPAPVLLASYHPSQRNTQTGLLTEAMFDTVFARARALIAEAEGRAKSNYEAKR; this comes from the coding sequence ATGGTGAGCACGGCAGACCTTGACGATCATACTGCAGCGTTGGCGGCAGTGCAGGCCGAGATTGTCGCATGCCAGCGGTGCCCTCGGTTGGTTGCCTACCGTGAGGAGGTTGCGCGCACCAAACGGCGTGCGTTCCGTGACCAGGAATACTGGGGACGGCCGGTGCCGAGCTTTGGTGACCCCAATGCACGGCTGGTCATCATCGGCCTGGCGCCAGCTGCGCACGGCGGCAATCGCACTGGCCGGCCGTTCACCGGTGATGCCTCAGGCAACTGGCTCTACCGTGCACTCTACCGGGCTGGCTTCGCGAACCAGCCGACGAGCCTCCACCGTGACGATGGCCTGCAGTTGTTCGACGCCTACATCACGGCTGTCTGCCACTGCGTGCCGCCGAATAACCGGCCGACGCCGGACGAGCTTGCGGCCTGCAGCGGCTACCTGGCACGCGAACTCGCGCTGTTGCCCCGGGTTCGCGTACTACTCTGCCTCGGTGCAGTTGCCTTCGAGACGACACTACGGGTGATGCGGGCACGAGGCTACGACTGGCCGGTGGCTGTGGCGAATGACGACGAGAGGCCCGAACGTCGACTTCGCTTCCAGCACGGCGGTGAGTATCGTTGGCGCACGAGTCCGCCCGGACTCCCGCCCGCGCCGGTGCTCCTCGCCAGCTATCACCCGAGCCAGCGAAATACGCAGACCGGCCTCTTGACAGAGGCAATGTTTGACACCGTCTTTGCCCGTGCCCGCGCCCTCATTGCCGAGGCCGAGGGCAGAGCCAAATCGAATTACGAGGCCAAACGGTAG
- a CDS encoding TrpB-like pyridoxal phosphate-dependent enzyme, producing MADESTKIVLSERELPTHWYNLAADLPTLPPPPLHPGTGQPVGPDDLAPLFPMALIEQEVSRERWIPIPEPIRDIYRLWRPTPLYRARRLEQMLGTPARIYYKYEGVSPAGSHKPNTAVAQAYYNKQEGVKRLTTETGAGQWGSALAMACAFFGLELKVYMVRASYEQKPYRRILMETWGATCVASPSPDTEAGRRVLAEHPDSPGSLGIAISEAVEDAATRSDTKYSLGSVLNHVLLHQTVIGLEALQQFAQVGDYPDVIFGCVGGGSNFAGLTFPFVREKLQGKPLRIVAVEPAACPSLTRGVYTFDFGDTGRMTPLLKMHTLGHTFVPAAIHAGGLRYHGMAPLVSLLYDQGIIEAIALPQNAVFEGAVRFARAEGIVPAPESAHAVRAAIDEALRCKETGEEKVILIGLSGHGHFDLAAYEAYLRGQLVDYEHPEEAIQQALADLPRVGV from the coding sequence GTGGCCGACGAATCGACCAAGATCGTGCTGAGCGAGCGTGAGTTGCCGACCCACTGGTATAACCTCGCGGCCGACCTGCCGACCCTGCCACCCCCACCACTGCATCCCGGAACCGGCCAGCCCGTTGGGCCAGACGACCTTGCTCCGCTCTTCCCAATGGCGCTCATCGAGCAAGAAGTCAGCCGCGAACGCTGGATTCCCATCCCCGAACCGATCCGTGACATCTACCGCCTCTGGCGGCCGACGCCGCTCTACCGCGCTCGCCGGCTCGAGCAGATGCTTGGTACCCCCGCTCGCATCTACTACAAGTATGAGGGCGTCAGTCCAGCTGGTAGTCACAAACCGAACACAGCTGTGGCCCAGGCCTATTACAACAAACAAGAGGGCGTCAAACGGCTGACAACCGAGACGGGCGCCGGTCAGTGGGGCAGCGCGCTTGCGATGGCCTGTGCATTCTTTGGCCTTGAGCTCAAAGTCTACATGGTCCGCGCCAGCTATGAACAGAAGCCCTACCGGCGCATTTTGATGGAAACATGGGGTGCAACGTGCGTCGCCAGCCCCAGTCCCGACACTGAAGCCGGGCGGCGCGTGCTGGCCGAGCATCCTGACTCGCCTGGTAGCCTTGGCATCGCTATCTCCGAAGCGGTCGAGGACGCGGCCACTCGATCAGACACCAAATACTCGCTCGGCAGCGTGCTCAACCACGTCCTCCTCCACCAGACAGTCATCGGCCTGGAGGCACTGCAACAGTTTGCCCAGGTCGGCGATTACCCGGATGTCATCTTCGGCTGCGTCGGCGGTGGCTCCAACTTTGCCGGCCTCACCTTCCCCTTCGTCCGCGAGAAGTTGCAGGGCAAGCCGCTCCGCATTGTCGCCGTTGAGCCCGCCGCCTGCCCCTCGCTCACTCGCGGCGTCTACACCTTTGACTTCGGTGACACCGGCCGTATGACTCCACTGCTCAAGATGCACACGCTGGGACACACCTTCGTGCCTGCAGCAATTCATGCCGGCGGCCTGCGCTACCACGGCATGGCACCGCTCGTCAGCCTGCTTTACGATCAGGGAATCATCGAAGCGATTGCCCTACCACAGAACGCCGTGTTCGAGGGTGCCGTTCGCTTTGCCCGCGCTGAGGGTATTGTCCCGGCGCCAGAGTCGGCCCATGCCGTGCGGGCTGCCATCGACGAAGCCTTGCGATGTAAAGAGACAGGGGAGGAAAAGGTCATCTTGATTGGCTTGAGCGGGCACGGGCACTTTGACCTCGCGGCCTACGAAGCCTACCTGCGCGGCCAACTCGTCGACTATGAGCACCCAGAGGAGGCTATCCAACAAGCGTTGGCGGACTTGCCTCGTGTGGGCGTCTAG